One genomic region from Sulfolobales archaeon encodes:
- a CDS encoding TIGR00303 family protein, whose product MGRGFRVLRGSLDDLDLDSYVTIYLIASTKTSTIPGISIAGATPQLTLYTPALDVEYLSCGRPRTMDVIPVTPDGLPTPALLTRACLNLLGRKPLVVDSGSYVEPMITHIDLSSRVVGGSIDVENALPRGTSRRLFSEARILGRVLGRSYGLLVIGESMPGGTTTAMSILEALGYRAAVSSSSKDNPLELKRRVVSKALERVSRNMDLFDLNDSVGDPLHISIAGIAVGALERGSEVLLAGGTQMASAVALAKRIRGSLEGLHVATTRWVIEDPTADLSGMLREIAPEVSLAYIDLSFSGSPYPGLRKYDEGYVKEGVGAGGTCLLALLKGYSLDEVLSSIYREYGVLTNYAKT is encoded by the coding sequence ATGGGCAGAGGTTTCAGGGTTTTAAGGGGGTCTCTAGATGATCTGGATCTAGATAGCTATGTAACCATCTACCTCATCGCTTCCACAAAAACCTCAACCATCCCGGGGATTTCTATTGCAGGGGCTACCCCCCAGCTAACCCTATATACACCTGCCCTTGATGTTGAGTATCTCTCATGTGGAAGGCCTAGAACCATGGATGTGATCCCTGTAACCCCTGATGGTCTTCCAACCCCAGCTCTTCTTACAAGGGCGTGTCTTAACCTTCTTGGTAGGAAGCCTCTTGTCGTTGACTCGGGCTCCTATGTTGAGCCCATGATAACCCATATAGATCTCTCTAGCAGGGTTGTGGGAGGCTCTATAGATGTTGAGAACGCTCTTCCGCGCGGCACCTCTAGAAGGCTGTTTAGCGAGGCAAGGATTTTGGGTAGGGTTCTCGGTAGAAGCTATGGATTGCTGGTTATAGGGGAGAGCATGCCTGGGGGTACAACAACCGCTATGTCGATCCTCGAGGCCCTAGGCTATAGGGCTGCGGTGAGCAGCTCCTCAAAGGATAACCCTTTGGAGCTTAAGAGGAGGGTTGTTTCGAAGGCCCTTGAAAGGGTTTCGAGGAATATGGATCTATTTGATCTTAACGATAGCGTTGGCGACCCCCTACACATATCTATAGCTGGGATAGCTGTTGGGGCCCTCGAGAGAGGCTCTGAGGTATTGCTTGCTGGAGGCACCCAGATGGCCTCTGCGGTGGCTCTTGCAAAGAGGATCCGAGGGTCTCTGGAGGGTCTACACGTTGCAACAACTAGATGGGTTATAGAGGATCCAACAGCTGATCTATCGGGTATGCTTAGAGAGATAGCCCCCGAGGTATCCCTAGCATATATAGATCTAAGTTTTAGCGGATCACCCTATCCAGGTCTTAGAAAATATGATGAGGGCTATGTGAAAGAAGGTGTAGGCGCTGGGGGAACATGCCTGCTAGCCCTTTTAAAAGGGTATAGCCTTGATGAGGTGCTATCCTCCATATATAGGGAGTATGGGGTGCTAACAAATTATGCTAAGACCTAG